Proteins found in one Muntiacus reevesi chromosome 2, mMunRee1.1, whole genome shotgun sequence genomic segment:
- the LOC136161255 gene encoding lipolysis-stimulated lipoprotein receptor-like isoform X2 → METRSGSAKRRSRHPSQSWWAPRPLPSRYQGGDARARRAQTAAMAPLARQFSGGPESCPRALSWGAVVCVWLFLSTLCTGPTSAIQVTVSDPYHVVNLFQPVTLPCTYQSTATTTVPIVIWKYKSFCRDRIADAFSPASVDNQLNAQLAAGNPGYNPYVECQDSARTVRVVAVKQGNAVTLGDYYQGRRITITGNADLTFDQTAWGDSGVYYCSVVSAQDLQGNNEAYAELIVLGGRSLFGLLTA, encoded by the exons ATGGAGACAAGGAGCGGAAGCGCGAAGAGGAGGAGCAGGCACCCCTCCCAGTCTTGGTGGGCGCCGCGCCCCCTACCCTCCCGGTACCAGGGAGGGGACGCGCGGGCACGGCGCGCCCAGACGGCAGCGATGGCGCCTTTGGCCCGCCAGTTCTCCGGGGGACCGGAGTCCTGCCCGCGTGCCCTGAGCTGGGGCGCGGTCGTCTGCGTGTGGCTTTTTCTGAGCACCTTGTGCACAG GCCCCACCAGTGCCATCCAGGTGACTGTGTCAGACCCCTACCACGTGGTGAACCTATTCCAACCCGTGACCCTGCCCTGCACCTACCAGTCGACCGCGACCACCACAGTGCCCATCGTGATCTGGAAGTATAAGTCTTTCTGCCGGGACCGCATCGCTGATGCCTTCTCTCCTGCCAGTGTTGATAACCAGCTCAACGCCCAGCTGGCAGCTGGTAACCCAGGGTACAACCCCTACGTGGAGTGCCAGGACAGTGCACGCACCGTCAGGGTTGTGGCCGTCAAGCAGGGCAATGCCGTGACCCTGGGAGACTACTATCAGGGCCGAAGGATCACCATCACAGGAA ATGCTGACCTGACCTTCGACCAGACAGCTTGGGGGGACAGCGGCGTGTACTACTGCTCCGTGGTCTCTGCCCAGGACCTCCAGGGGAACAACGAGGCCTATGCAGAGCTCATCGTCCTGG gGGGAAGATCCCTTTTTGGTCTCCTCACTGCCTAA
- the LOC136161255 gene encoding lipolysis-stimulated lipoprotein receptor-like isoform X1: METRSGSAKRRSRHPSQSWWAPRPLPSRYQGGDARARRAQTAAMAPLARQFSGGPESCPRALSWGAVVCVWLFLSTLCTGPTSAIQVTVSDPYHVVNLFQPVTLPCTYQSTATTTVPIVIWKYKSFCRDRIADAFSPASVDNQLNAQLAAGNPGYNPYVECQDSARTVRVVAVKQGNAVTLGDYYQGRRITITGNADLTFDQTAWGDSGVYYCSVVSAQDLQGNNEAYAELIVLGPYSGKRTTSP; encoded by the exons ATGGAGACAAGGAGCGGAAGCGCGAAGAGGAGGAGCAGGCACCCCTCCCAGTCTTGGTGGGCGCCGCGCCCCCTACCCTCCCGGTACCAGGGAGGGGACGCGCGGGCACGGCGCGCCCAGACGGCAGCGATGGCGCCTTTGGCCCGCCAGTTCTCCGGGGGACCGGAGTCCTGCCCGCGTGCCCTGAGCTGGGGCGCGGTCGTCTGCGTGTGGCTTTTTCTGAGCACCTTGTGCACAG GCCCCACCAGTGCCATCCAGGTGACTGTGTCAGACCCCTACCACGTGGTGAACCTATTCCAACCCGTGACCCTGCCCTGCACCTACCAGTCGACCGCGACCACCACAGTGCCCATCGTGATCTGGAAGTATAAGTCTTTCTGCCGGGACCGCATCGCTGATGCCTTCTCTCCTGCCAGTGTTGATAACCAGCTCAACGCCCAGCTGGCAGCTGGTAACCCAGGGTACAACCCCTACGTGGAGTGCCAGGACAGTGCACGCACCGTCAGGGTTGTGGCCGTCAAGCAGGGCAATGCCGTGACCCTGGGAGACTACTATCAGGGCCGAAGGATCACCATCACAGGAA ATGCTGACCTGACCTTCGACCAGACAGCTTGGGGGGACAGCGGCGTGTACTACTGCTCCGTGGTCTCTGCCCAGGACCTCCAGGGGAACAACGAGGCCTATGCAGAGCTCATCGTCCTGG
- the LOC136161199 gene encoding lipolysis-stimulated lipoprotein receptor-like isoform X2 — translation METRSGSAKGRSRHPSQSWWAPRPLPSRYQGGDARARRAQTAAMAPLARQFSGGLESCPRALSWGAVVCVWLFLSTLCTGPTSAIQVTVSDPYHVVILFQPVTLPCTYQSTSTPTAPIVIWKYKSFCRDRIADAFSPASVDNQLNAQLAAGNPGYNPYVECQDSARTVRVVATKQGNAVTLGDYYQGRRITITGNADLTFDQTAWGDSGVYYCSVVSAQDLQGNNEAYAELIVLDWLFVVVVCLAAFLVVLLLGICWCQCCPHTCCCYVRCPCCPEKCCCPEALYAAGKAATSGVPSIYAPSTYAHLSPAKTPPPPAMIPMGPLYNGYSGDFDRNSSVGGHSSQVPLLRDTDSSVTSEIRSGYRIQANQQDDSMRVLYYMEKELANFDPSRPGPPNGRVERAMSEVTSLHEDDWRSRPSRGPALTPIRDEEWGHHSPRSSRRWEQEAPLERPGNSRGAGRPRARSVDALDDFTRPASAESGRRSPPSSGRRGRAYAPPRSRSRDDLYDQDQDDSRHFPHSRDPHYDDLRSREQPHADPRARYQRSRDPRDDGSRSRDPPYDGRLLEEALRKKGPAERRPYREEEEEEEAYYPPAPPPYSETDSQASRERRLKKNLALSRESLVV, via the exons ATGGAGACAAGGAGCGGAAGCGCGAAGGGGAGGAGCAGGCACCCCTCCCAGTCTTGGTGGGCGCCGCGCCCCCTACCCTCCCGGTACCAGGGAGGGGACGCGCGGGCGCGGCGCGCCCAGACGGCAGCGATGGCGCCTTTGGCCCGCCAGTTCTCCGGGGGACTGGAGTCCTGCCCGCGTGCCCTGAGCTGGGGCGCGGTCGTCTGCGTGTGGCTTTTTCTGAGCACCTTGTGCACAG GCCCTACCAGTGCCATCCAGGTGACTGTGTCAGACCCCTACCATGTGGTGATTCTATTCCAACCCGTGACCCTGCCCTGCACTTACCAGTCGACCTCGACCCCCACGGCGCCCATCGTGATCTGGAAGTATAAGTCTTTCTGCCGGGACCGCATCGCTGATGCCTTCTCTCCTGCCAGTGTTGATAACCAGCTCAACGCCCAGCTGGCAGCTGGTAACCCAGGGTACAACCCCTACGTGGAGTGCCAGGACAGTGCACGCACAGTCAGGGTTGTGGCCACCAAGCAAGGCAATGCCGTGACCCTGGGAGACTACTATCAGGGCCGAAGGATCACCATCACAGGAA ATGCTGACCTGACCTTCGACCAGACAGCTTGGGGGGACAGCGGCGTGTACTACTGCTCCGTGGTCTCTGCCCAGGACCTCCAGGGGAACAACGAAGCCTACGCAGAGCTCATCGTCCTGG ACTGGCTGTTCGTGGTCGTAGTCTGCTTGGCTGCCTTCCTCGTCGTCCTCCTGCTGGGCATCTGCTGGTGTCAGTGCTGCCCCCATACCTGCTGCTGCTACGTCAGGTGCCCCTGCTGCCCGGAAAAGTGCTGCTGCCCCGAGGCCC TATATGCTGCAGGCAAAGCTGCCACTTCGGGTGTCCCAAGCATTTACGCCCCCAGCACCTATGCCCACCTCTCCCCTGCCAAGACCCCGCCCCCACCAGCCATGATCCCCATGGGCCCTCTCTACAATGGGTACTCTGGAGACTTCGACAGAAATAGCTCAG TTGGCGGCCACAGCTCCCAGGTACCCCTGCTTCGTGACACAGACAGCAGTGTGACCTCTG AGATTCGCAGTGGCTACAGGATTCAGGCCAACCAGCAGGACGACTCCATGCGCGTCCTATACTACATGGAGAAGGAGCTGGCCAACTTCGACCCTTCTCGACCTGGGCCCCCCAATGGCCGTGTAGAACGAG CCATGAGTGAAGTCACCTCTCTCCACGAGGACGACTGGAGATCCCGGCCTTCACGGGGCCCTGCCCTCACCCCCATCAGGGATGAGGAATGGGGTCACCACTCCCCCCGGAGTTCCAGGCGGTGGGAGCAAGAGGCCCCCCTGGAGCGGCCAGGGAACAGCCGAGGTGCGGGGCGGCCCCGAGCCCGCTCTGTGGATGCTCTGGATGACTTTACCCGGCCGGCCTCTGCTGAATCAGGGAGGAGATCTCCCCCAAGCAGCGGGAGGAGAGGCCGGGCCTATGCACCCCCGCGAAGTCGCAGCCGCGATGACCTCTACGACCAAGACCAAGACGACTCCAGGCACTTTCCGCACTCCCGGGATCCCCACTACGATGACTTAAGGTCTAGGGAGCAACCTCACGCTGACCCTCGGGCCCGCTACCAGCGCTCCCGGGACCCTCGGGATGATGGCTCCAGATCCAGGGATCCCCCCTATGACGGGCGGCTACTAGAAGAGGCCTTGAGGAAAAAGGGGCCAGCGGAGAGGAGGCCTTacagggaggaagaggaagaagaggaggcctACTACCCTCCAGCGCCTCCCCCATACTCTGAGACTGACTCTCAGGCTTCACGGGAGCGGAGGCTTAAGAAG AACTTGGCCCTGAGTCGGGAAAGTTTAGTCGTCTGA
- the LOC136161199 gene encoding lipolysis-stimulated lipoprotein receptor-like isoform X1 codes for METRSGSAKGRSRHPSQSWWAPRPLPSRYQGGDARARRAQTAAMAPLARQFSGGLESCPRALSWGAVVCVWLFLSTLCTGPTSAIQVTVSDPYHVVILFQPVTLPCTYQSTSTPTAPIVIWKYKSFCRDRIADAFSPASVDNQLNAQLAAGNPGYNPYVECQDSARTVRVVATKQGNAVTLGDYYQGRRITITGNADLTFDQTAWGDSGVYYCSVVSAQDLQGNNEAYAELIVLGRTSGVAELLPGFQAGPMEDWLFVVVVCLAAFLVVLLLGICWCQCCPHTCCCYVRCPCCPEKCCCPEALYAAGKAATSGVPSIYAPSTYAHLSPAKTPPPPAMIPMGPLYNGYSGDFDRNSSVGGHSSQVPLLRDTDSSVTSEIRSGYRIQANQQDDSMRVLYYMEKELANFDPSRPGPPNGRVERAMSEVTSLHEDDWRSRPSRGPALTPIRDEEWGHHSPRSSRRWEQEAPLERPGNSRGAGRPRARSVDALDDFTRPASAESGRRSPPSSGRRGRAYAPPRSRSRDDLYDQDQDDSRHFPHSRDPHYDDLRSREQPHADPRARYQRSRDPRDDGSRSRDPPYDGRLLEEALRKKGPAERRPYREEEEEEEAYYPPAPPPYSETDSQASRERRLKKNLALSRESLVV; via the exons ATGGAGACAAGGAGCGGAAGCGCGAAGGGGAGGAGCAGGCACCCCTCCCAGTCTTGGTGGGCGCCGCGCCCCCTACCCTCCCGGTACCAGGGAGGGGACGCGCGGGCGCGGCGCGCCCAGACGGCAGCGATGGCGCCTTTGGCCCGCCAGTTCTCCGGGGGACTGGAGTCCTGCCCGCGTGCCCTGAGCTGGGGCGCGGTCGTCTGCGTGTGGCTTTTTCTGAGCACCTTGTGCACAG GCCCTACCAGTGCCATCCAGGTGACTGTGTCAGACCCCTACCATGTGGTGATTCTATTCCAACCCGTGACCCTGCCCTGCACTTACCAGTCGACCTCGACCCCCACGGCGCCCATCGTGATCTGGAAGTATAAGTCTTTCTGCCGGGACCGCATCGCTGATGCCTTCTCTCCTGCCAGTGTTGATAACCAGCTCAACGCCCAGCTGGCAGCTGGTAACCCAGGGTACAACCCCTACGTGGAGTGCCAGGACAGTGCACGCACAGTCAGGGTTGTGGCCACCAAGCAAGGCAATGCCGTGACCCTGGGAGACTACTATCAGGGCCGAAGGATCACCATCACAGGAA ATGCTGACCTGACCTTCGACCAGACAGCTTGGGGGGACAGCGGCGTGTACTACTGCTCCGTGGTCTCTGCCCAGGACCTCCAGGGGAACAACGAAGCCTACGCAGAGCTCATCGTCCTGG GCAGGACCTCGGGGGTGGCCGAGCTCTTACCTGGTTTTCAGGCGGGGCCCATGGAAG ACTGGCTGTTCGTGGTCGTAGTCTGCTTGGCTGCCTTCCTCGTCGTCCTCCTGCTGGGCATCTGCTGGTGTCAGTGCTGCCCCCATACCTGCTGCTGCTACGTCAGGTGCCCCTGCTGCCCGGAAAAGTGCTGCTGCCCCGAGGCCC TATATGCTGCAGGCAAAGCTGCCACTTCGGGTGTCCCAAGCATTTACGCCCCCAGCACCTATGCCCACCTCTCCCCTGCCAAGACCCCGCCCCCACCAGCCATGATCCCCATGGGCCCTCTCTACAATGGGTACTCTGGAGACTTCGACAGAAATAGCTCAG TTGGCGGCCACAGCTCCCAGGTACCCCTGCTTCGTGACACAGACAGCAGTGTGACCTCTG AGATTCGCAGTGGCTACAGGATTCAGGCCAACCAGCAGGACGACTCCATGCGCGTCCTATACTACATGGAGAAGGAGCTGGCCAACTTCGACCCTTCTCGACCTGGGCCCCCCAATGGCCGTGTAGAACGAG CCATGAGTGAAGTCACCTCTCTCCACGAGGACGACTGGAGATCCCGGCCTTCACGGGGCCCTGCCCTCACCCCCATCAGGGATGAGGAATGGGGTCACCACTCCCCCCGGAGTTCCAGGCGGTGGGAGCAAGAGGCCCCCCTGGAGCGGCCAGGGAACAGCCGAGGTGCGGGGCGGCCCCGAGCCCGCTCTGTGGATGCTCTGGATGACTTTACCCGGCCGGCCTCTGCTGAATCAGGGAGGAGATCTCCCCCAAGCAGCGGGAGGAGAGGCCGGGCCTATGCACCCCCGCGAAGTCGCAGCCGCGATGACCTCTACGACCAAGACCAAGACGACTCCAGGCACTTTCCGCACTCCCGGGATCCCCACTACGATGACTTAAGGTCTAGGGAGCAACCTCACGCTGACCCTCGGGCCCGCTACCAGCGCTCCCGGGACCCTCGGGATGATGGCTCCAGATCCAGGGATCCCCCCTATGACGGGCGGCTACTAGAAGAGGCCTTGAGGAAAAAGGGGCCAGCGGAGAGGAGGCCTTacagggaggaagaggaagaagaggaggcctACTACCCTCCAGCGCCTCCCCCATACTCTGAGACTGACTCTCAGGCTTCACGGGAGCGGAGGCTTAAGAAG AACTTGGCCCTGAGTCGGGAAAGTTTAGTCGTCTGA
- the USF2 gene encoding upstream stimulatory factor 2 isoform X2 has protein sequence MDMLDPGLDPAASATAAAAASHDKGPEAEEGVELQEGGDGPGAEEQTAVAIASVQQAAFGDHNIQYQFRTENNGGQVTYRVVQVTDGQLDGQGDTSGAVSVVSTAAFAGGQQAVTQAVIQNPFSNGGSPAAEAVSGEARFAYFPASSVGDTTAVSVQTTDQSLQAGGQFYVMMTPQDVLQTGTQRTIAPRTHPYSPKIDGTRTPRDERRRAQHNEVERRRRDKINNWIVQLSKIIPDCNADNSKTGASKGGILSKACDYIRELRQTNQRMQETFKEAERLQMDNELLRQQIEELKNENAVLRAQLQQHNLEMVGESARQ, from the exons atgGACATGCTGGACCCGGGTCTGGATCCCGCTGCCTCGGCCACCGCTGCTGCCGCCGCCAG TCACGACAAGGGACCCGAGGCAGAGGAGGGTGTCGAACTGCAAGAAG GCGGGGACGGGCCTGGGGCGGAGGAGCAGACGGCGGTGGCCATCGCCAGCGTCCAGCAGGCGGCGTTCGGCGACCACAACATCCAGTACCAGTTCCGCACAGAGAATAATGGAGGACAG GTGACGTACCGCGTGGTCCAGGTGACTGATGGTCAGCTGGACGGCCAGGGCGACACATCAGGCGCCGTCAGCGTCGTGTCTACGGCTGCCTTCGCGGGGGGGCAGCAGGCTGTGACCCAG GCTGTTATCCAAAATCCCTTCAGCAATGGTGGCAGCCCGGCTGCTGAGGCTGTCAGTGGGGAGGCCCGATTTGCCTATTTCCCAGCGTCCAGTGTGGGAGATACCACGGCTGTGTCCGTACAGACCACAGACCAGAGCTTGCAGGCTGGAG GCCAGTTCTATGTCATGATGACGCCCCAGGACGTGCTTCAGACAGGAACGCAGAGGACAATTGCACCTCGAACACACCCCTACTCCCC GAAAATCGACGGAACGAGAACGCCACGGGATGAGAGAAGGAGAGCTCAGCATAATGAAG TGGAGCGGAGGCGGAGGGACAAGATCAACAACTGGATCGTCCAGCTTTCAAAAATCATTCCAGATTGTAATGCAGATAATAGCAAGACGGGAGCG AGTAAAGGAGGGATCCTGTCAAAGGCCTGCGACTACATCCGGGAGCTGCGCCAGACCAACCAGCGCATGCAGGAGACCTTCAAGGAGGCTGAGCGGCTGCAGATGGACAATGAGCTCCTGCGGCAACAG ATCGAGGAGCTGAAGAATGAGAACGCCGTGCTCCGCgcccagctgcagcagcacaaCCTGGAGATGGTGGGCGAGAGCGCCCGGCAGTGA
- the USF2 gene encoding upstream stimulatory factor 2 isoform X3, which yields MDMLDPGLDPAASATAAAAASHDKGPEAEEGVELQEGGDGPGAEEQTAVAIASVQQAAFGDHNIQYQFRTENNGGQAVIQNPFSNGGSPAAEAVSGEARFAYFPASSVGDTTAVSVQTTDQSLQAGGQFYVMMTPQDVLQTGTQRTIAPRTHPYSPKIDGTRTPRDERRRAQHNEVERRRRDKINNWIVQLSKIIPDCNADNSKTGASKGGILSKACDYIRELRQTNQRMQETFKEAERLQMDNELLRQQIEELKNENAVLRAQLQQHNLEMVGESARQ from the exons atgGACATGCTGGACCCGGGTCTGGATCCCGCTGCCTCGGCCACCGCTGCTGCCGCCGCCAG TCACGACAAGGGACCCGAGGCAGAGGAGGGTGTCGAACTGCAAGAAG GCGGGGACGGGCCTGGGGCGGAGGAGCAGACGGCGGTGGCCATCGCCAGCGTCCAGCAGGCGGCGTTCGGCGACCACAACATCCAGTACCAGTTCCGCACAGAGAATAATGGAGGACAG GCTGTTATCCAAAATCCCTTCAGCAATGGTGGCAGCCCGGCTGCTGAGGCTGTCAGTGGGGAGGCCCGATTTGCCTATTTCCCAGCGTCCAGTGTGGGAGATACCACGGCTGTGTCCGTACAGACCACAGACCAGAGCTTGCAGGCTGGAG GCCAGTTCTATGTCATGATGACGCCCCAGGACGTGCTTCAGACAGGAACGCAGAGGACAATTGCACCTCGAACACACCCCTACTCCCC GAAAATCGACGGAACGAGAACGCCACGGGATGAGAGAAGGAGAGCTCAGCATAATGAAG TGGAGCGGAGGCGGAGGGACAAGATCAACAACTGGATCGTCCAGCTTTCAAAAATCATTCCAGATTGTAATGCAGATAATAGCAAGACGGGAGCG AGTAAAGGAGGGATCCTGTCAAAGGCCTGCGACTACATCCGGGAGCTGCGCCAGACCAACCAGCGCATGCAGGAGACCTTCAAGGAGGCTGAGCGGCTGCAGATGGACAATGAGCTCCTGCGGCAACAG ATCGAGGAGCTGAAGAATGAGAACGCCGTGCTCCGCgcccagctgcagcagcacaaCCTGGAGATGGTGGGCGAGAGCGCCCGGCAGTGA
- the USF2 gene encoding upstream stimulatory factor 2 isoform X1, whose product MDMLDPGLDPAASATAAAAASHDKGPEAEEGVELQEGGDGPGAEEQTAVAIASVQQAAFGDHNIQYQFRTENNGGQVTYRVVQVTDGQLDGQGDTSGAVSVVSTAAFAGGQQAVTQVGVDGATQRPGPAAASVPPGPAAPFPLAVIQNPFSNGGSPAAEAVSGEARFAYFPASSVGDTTAVSVQTTDQSLQAGGQFYVMMTPQDVLQTGTQRTIAPRTHPYSPKIDGTRTPRDERRRAQHNEVERRRRDKINNWIVQLSKIIPDCNADNSKTGASKGGILSKACDYIRELRQTNQRMQETFKEAERLQMDNELLRQQIEELKNENAVLRAQLQQHNLEMVGESARQ is encoded by the exons atgGACATGCTGGACCCGGGTCTGGATCCCGCTGCCTCGGCCACCGCTGCTGCCGCCGCCAG TCACGACAAGGGACCCGAGGCAGAGGAGGGTGTCGAACTGCAAGAAG GCGGGGACGGGCCTGGGGCGGAGGAGCAGACGGCGGTGGCCATCGCCAGCGTCCAGCAGGCGGCGTTCGGCGACCACAACATCCAGTACCAGTTCCGCACAGAGAATAATGGAGGACAG GTGACGTACCGCGTGGTCCAGGTGACTGATGGTCAGCTGGACGGCCAGGGCGACACATCAGGCGCCGTCAGCGTCGTGTCTACGGCTGCCTTCGCGGGGGGGCAGCAGGCTGTGACCCAGGTGGGTGTGGATGGGGCCACCCAGCGCCCCGGCCCCGCTGCTGCCTCTGTGCCCCCAGGTCCCGCAGCGCCCTTCCCACTG GCTGTTATCCAAAATCCCTTCAGCAATGGTGGCAGCCCGGCTGCTGAGGCTGTCAGTGGGGAGGCCCGATTTGCCTATTTCCCAGCGTCCAGTGTGGGAGATACCACGGCTGTGTCCGTACAGACCACAGACCAGAGCTTGCAGGCTGGAG GCCAGTTCTATGTCATGATGACGCCCCAGGACGTGCTTCAGACAGGAACGCAGAGGACAATTGCACCTCGAACACACCCCTACTCCCC GAAAATCGACGGAACGAGAACGCCACGGGATGAGAGAAGGAGAGCTCAGCATAATGAAG TGGAGCGGAGGCGGAGGGACAAGATCAACAACTGGATCGTCCAGCTTTCAAAAATCATTCCAGATTGTAATGCAGATAATAGCAAGACGGGAGCG AGTAAAGGAGGGATCCTGTCAAAGGCCTGCGACTACATCCGGGAGCTGCGCCAGACCAACCAGCGCATGCAGGAGACCTTCAAGGAGGCTGAGCGGCTGCAGATGGACAATGAGCTCCTGCGGCAACAG ATCGAGGAGCTGAAGAATGAGAACGCCGTGCTCCGCgcccagctgcagcagcacaaCCTGGAGATGGTGGGCGAGAGCGCCCGGCAGTGA